From a single Photobacterium gaetbulicola Gung47 genomic region:
- a CDS encoding putative sodium/alanine symporter (COG1115), whose protein sequence is MQSLVDFLNGIIWSPVLIYLCLGAGLFYSITTRFVQLRHFREMWRLLLSGKSSAQGISSFQALAVSLSGRVGTGNIAGVAAAIGFGGPGAVFWMWVVAFLGAATAYSESALAQIYKEEDEDGQFRGGPAYYIEKAMGQKWYAWIFAIATIFACGVLLPGVQSNSIGNAVEAAFGPGQMIETTIGTISLAKIVTGTFVSIILAFIIFGGVKRIANFTQVVVPFMALAYIVVAFIIILLNINMVPSIFMMILGDAFTPMAGVGAAIGWGVKRGVYSNEAGQGTGPHAAAAADVQHPAQQGLVQSFSIYIDTLLVCSATAFMILITGAYNVHGGAEGVFLVQNLAAEIGANGPVFTQMAIESAMPGIGKPFIAFALFFFAFTTILAYYYIAETNIAYIRRSMKLPGMMFVLKIILTVAVFYGTVKTANLAWAMGDVGVGLMAWLNIVGILIIFFLSKPALKALKDYENQQQAGVKDFTFDPVKLGIKNATYWEKKLHGKVETEQVADDAEPVKTTI, encoded by the coding sequence ATGCAGTCGTTAGTTGATTTTCTCAATGGAATCATTTGGAGCCCGGTGCTGATTTATCTGTGTCTGGGTGCAGGTTTGTTCTACTCCATTACCACACGTTTCGTACAGCTGCGTCACTTCAGAGAGATGTGGCGTCTTCTGTTATCAGGCAAAAGTTCCGCTCAGGGTATCTCCTCTTTTCAGGCATTAGCCGTTTCACTTTCTGGGCGCGTAGGTACTGGTAACATTGCAGGTGTTGCTGCGGCTATCGGTTTCGGTGGTCCAGGTGCTGTTTTCTGGATGTGGGTTGTTGCCTTCTTGGGTGCCGCAACCGCATACAGTGAGTCTGCACTGGCACAGATTTACAAAGAAGAAGATGAAGACGGTCAATTCCGTGGCGGCCCGGCGTATTACATTGAAAAGGCGATGGGTCAGAAGTGGTATGCCTGGATCTTTGCGATTGCAACTATCTTTGCCTGTGGTGTGCTTCTTCCTGGTGTCCAGTCGAACAGTATCGGTAATGCGGTTGAAGCAGCCTTTGGCCCGGGCCAGATGATTGAGACAACCATTGGTACTATCAGTTTGGCGAAAATTGTTACGGGTACCTTTGTTTCTATTATCCTGGCCTTCATCATCTTTGGTGGTGTAAAGCGTATCGCGAACTTCACCCAAGTTGTCGTTCCTTTCATGGCCTTGGCTTATATCGTTGTTGCTTTCATTATCATCTTGCTGAACATCAACATGGTTCCGAGCATCTTCATGATGATTTTGGGCGATGCCTTTACGCCGATGGCGGGTGTCGGTGCGGCAATCGGTTGGGGTGTTAAGCGTGGTGTATACTCGAACGAAGCCGGCCAGGGTACGGGTCCTCATGCCGCAGCGGCTGCTGATGTACAGCACCCGGCTCAGCAGGGTCTGGTTCAGTCTTTCTCAATCTACATTGATACCTTGCTCGTTTGTTCGGCAACAGCCTTCATGATCCTGATCACTGGCGCATACAATGTCCACGGTGGGGCTGAAGGGGTGTTCCTGGTACAGAATCTAGCCGCAGAGATTGGTGCTAACGGTCCTGTCTTTACCCAGATGGCGATTGAAAGTGCGATGCCTGGTATCGGTAAGCCGTTCATTGCTTTTGCACTGTTCTTCTTTGCCTTCACCACGATTCTCGCTTACTACTACATTGCTGAAACCAACATTGCTTACATCCGCCGTTCGATGAAACTACCTGGCATGATGTTTGTGCTGAAAATCATCCTAACGGTCGCGGTATTCTACGGTACGGTGAAAACCGCCAACCTTGCTTGGGCGATGGGTGATGTCGGTGTGGGCTTGATGGCTTGGCTGAACATTGTCGGTATCTTGATCATCTTCTTCCTGTCCAAGCCTGCACTGAAAGCGCTGAAAGACTACGAGAATCAGCAGCAGGCCGGTGTCAAGGACTTTACTTTTGACCCTGTTAAGCTGGGTATCAAGAATGCCACTTACTGGGAAAAGAAACTCCACGGTAAAGTGGAAACTGAGCAGGTTGCAGACGACGCCGAGCCAGTGAAAACCACCATCTAG
- a CDS encoding helix-turn-helix domain-containing protein (COG1396) — protein MMIVRKLRLQRGWSQEHLSQLSGLSVRTIQRIERGQNAGLESLKSLAAVFDIPVTELQGEPAMNDKAQITPDEMKVIEQVREIKGFYSHLVTYVLVIAMLFVINYMTDPSYIWAWWPAMGWGIGIVSHGLSAFEVFNFFGAEWEKRQIEKRLGRKL, from the coding sequence ATGATGATTGTCAGAAAGCTAAGGCTGCAGCGGGGTTGGTCGCAAGAGCATCTCTCGCAACTATCGGGTTTGAGCGTCCGGACTATCCAGCGTATTGAGCGGGGCCAGAACGCCGGACTGGAGTCCTTGAAATCACTGGCTGCTGTGTTTGACATTCCAGTTACCGAACTTCAGGGAGAGCCAGCAATGAACGACAAAGCACAAATTACCCCCGATGAAATGAAAGTCATCGAGCAGGTAAGAGAGATCAAAGGTTTTTATTCCCACTTGGTCACCTATGTCTTGGTGATAGCCATGCTGTTTGTGATCAACTACATGACCGACCCGAGTTATATATGGGCATGGTGGCCGGCCATGGGTTGGGGGATAGGGATCGTGTCCCACGGCCTGAGCGCCTTTGAAGTCTTTAACTTCTTTGGTGCAGAGTGGGAAAAACGCCAGATAGAGAAACGCCTGGGCCGCAAGCTATGA
- a CDS encoding isoprenylcysteine carboxyl methyltransferase (COG2020), producing the protein MSSKANEEAAQTASPRQWMRLVAVYLLIPLVLLGCAGDVGWWQGWLFSMLFLAAGIGGRIWAERRHPGLTAERQNSKNIEKAKGWDRVLAPLMAVSLGFPMVIVAGLDHRYGWSLGFAPWLVVTGFILVLLGYALAVWALAENRFFSSVVRIQTERGHVVCDSGPYRFVRHPGYAGNILALFGLVFALSSVWALIPAAVASIITLIRTVLEDQTLHEELPGYRDYATRVCYRLIPRIY; encoded by the coding sequence ATGTCATCGAAGGCCAATGAAGAGGCTGCTCAAACGGCATCCCCCCGTCAGTGGATGAGATTAGTTGCGGTGTATCTGTTAATCCCGTTGGTTTTATTGGGATGCGCTGGGGATGTGGGGTGGTGGCAGGGATGGCTATTTTCGATGTTGTTCTTGGCGGCCGGGATAGGTGGACGTATATGGGCCGAGCGACGCCACCCAGGATTAACTGCGGAAAGACAAAATAGTAAAAATATAGAAAAAGCAAAAGGCTGGGACAGAGTGCTGGCACCACTGATGGCGGTGAGCCTCGGGTTTCCTATGGTTATCGTAGCTGGGCTGGACCATCGCTATGGTTGGTCACTCGGCTTTGCGCCTTGGCTTGTTGTCACTGGTTTTATATTGGTTTTACTCGGATATGCTTTGGCTGTGTGGGCGCTAGCGGAGAACCGGTTTTTCTCCAGTGTGGTTCGCATTCAGACAGAACGTGGCCATGTGGTATGTGATAGCGGCCCTTACCGGTTTGTACGGCATCCGGGGTATGCCGGAAATATCCTGGCACTGTTCGGCCTTGTTTTTGCTCTGAGTTCGGTATGGGCACTGATCCCTGCGGCGGTGGCATCAATTATTACGCTGATCAGAACCGTACTTGAAGATCAGACTTTGCACGAAGAGCTGCCGGGCTATCGGGACTACGCAACACGCGTCTGCTATAGGTTGATTCCCAGAATATACTGA
- a CDS encoding putative methyl-accepting chemotaxis protein (COG0840): MKFSHKVVATSSAILLAALSLLSANQYFNTKNQIQSLVMQSMDEIISGMSNTVNAELSSKKSLAAYTASLVSSDMSLDNIQTVIEQPTLKHAFLLTGLGFEKDGSFTSNDPSWDPGESWEPRARPWYIASKQSRDIVITAPYADSVSNEILVSIASPLLSDGQFQGAIFFDMSLSGLAELVNQVSLFNAGYLFIVAGDGTTIAHPDARFNGKPMSEFVGNHPIATNAVHAELDGKTVTLSFTQITGQEWYIGAVLDENVAFAAVNQLRTDAVIYSLIAMVAGIIALLVLIKVLMRPLTDLNTAIQDVASGQGDLTRRLDTNTDQEFAGLAKGFNAFTEKLQNLILQSKSLSSDILLGTEQTAAGAQQSASAMSNQLKELDQLVTAMHEMAATSVEVANNAQGAATAAQQADDAVKDGGRIVSHTASAISDLSAQIDQAVEVVKQLEASTGNIESILKVINEIADQTNLLALNAAIEAARAGESGRGFAVVADEVRTLAQRTQESTTEIRQMIEQLQSGASSAANVMGMSKETAASTVEKSQEADEALVRISGAIQQINDMNLQIASAAEEQSLVAEEINTNTLNIKELSVQVSDAAAAADQALEEQINKVREQDAIMNKFVV, encoded by the coding sequence ATGAAGTTCAGCCATAAAGTTGTCGCAACATCATCGGCAATATTACTAGCAGCACTCTCGCTCCTGTCTGCCAACCAATATTTCAATACCAAAAACCAAATCCAGTCTTTAGTCATGCAAAGCATGGATGAAATCATTTCCGGCATGAGCAATACGGTCAATGCCGAACTATCAAGCAAAAAGTCTCTCGCTGCCTATACCGCCAGCCTGGTATCCAGTGACATGTCACTGGACAATATCCAAACCGTCATTGAGCAACCCACTCTCAAACACGCTTTTTTGCTCACCGGGCTGGGATTTGAAAAAGACGGCAGTTTCACCAGCAATGACCCGAGCTGGGATCCTGGGGAGTCATGGGAGCCACGAGCCCGTCCTTGGTACATAGCCAGCAAGCAGAGCCGCGATATTGTTATCACTGCCCCTTACGCAGACTCTGTCAGCAATGAGATTTTGGTCTCCATCGCCAGCCCCTTGCTCTCTGACGGGCAATTCCAGGGGGCGATCTTCTTCGATATGAGCCTGTCAGGGCTGGCCGAGCTGGTGAACCAGGTCTCTTTATTCAATGCCGGTTACCTCTTCATCGTCGCGGGTGATGGCACGACCATTGCCCATCCCGACGCCAGATTTAACGGTAAGCCAATGAGCGAGTTTGTTGGCAACCACCCGATTGCAACAAATGCCGTCCACGCTGAGCTAGACGGTAAAACCGTGACCTTGTCCTTTACCCAGATCACAGGCCAAGAGTGGTATATCGGTGCGGTACTGGATGAAAACGTCGCTTTTGCCGCAGTCAACCAGCTTCGGACAGATGCGGTTATCTACTCGCTAATCGCCATGGTGGCCGGAATTATCGCCCTGCTAGTATTGATCAAGGTATTGATGCGACCGCTGACAGATCTCAACACCGCGATTCAGGATGTGGCATCAGGCCAGGGCGATCTCACCCGACGGCTGGATACCAATACCGATCAGGAGTTTGCGGGGCTGGCTAAAGGATTCAATGCCTTTACCGAGAAACTGCAAAACCTGATCCTGCAATCTAAATCACTCAGCAGTGATATTTTACTCGGCACCGAACAAACTGCCGCCGGGGCCCAACAGTCAGCTTCTGCCATGTCCAACCAGCTGAAAGAGCTGGATCAGTTGGTAACCGCCATGCACGAAATGGCGGCAACCTCGGTTGAGGTAGCCAATAATGCACAGGGGGCGGCAACGGCAGCACAACAGGCTGATGACGCGGTCAAAGACGGTGGGCGCATTGTCTCCCACACGGCCAGTGCCATCTCAGATCTTTCCGCTCAAATTGATCAGGCGGTTGAGGTGGTCAAACAACTGGAAGCGTCGACGGGCAACATTGAGTCCATTCTCAAGGTGATCAATGAAATCGCCGATCAAACCAACCTGCTGGCCCTCAATGCGGCCATTGAGGCGGCGCGTGCCGGTGAATCTGGCCGAGGCTTTGCCGTTGTGGCCGATGAGGTACGGACACTCGCCCAACGAACGCAGGAGTCCACCACCGAAATTCGCCAGATGATCGAGCAACTGCAGTCCGGGGCAAGCTCGGCGGCGAACGTGATGGGCATGAGCAAAGAGACTGCGGCCTCGACGGTGGAGAAATCTCAAGAAGCGGACGAGGCGCTGGTCAGGATCAGCGGGGCCATCCAGCAAATCAACGACATGAACCTACAAATCGCTTCTGCCGCCGAGGAGCAGAGCCTGGTGGCCGAAGAGATCAATACCAACACCCTAAACATCAAAGAGCTCAGTGTGCAGGTCTCTGATGCCGCGGCGGCCGCCGATCAGGCACTGGAAGAGCAAATCAATAAAGTCCGGGAGCAAGACGCGATCATGAACAAGTTTGTGGTGTAA
- a CDS encoding phosphoribosylaminoimidazole-succinocarboxamide synthase (COG0152), whose amino-acid sequence MSLADQVLAVNDDLPIRTDKPVHSGKVRSVYWLTEEDSRRLIKEKGYNVQPDAPLAIMVISDRISAFDCIWHAEGGLKGVPGKGAALNAISNHWFKLFRENGLADSHILDIPHPFVWIVQKAKPVMVEAICRQYITGSMWRAYSQGERNFCGIELPEGLEKDQKLPELLMTPSTKGILTGIPGVPEVDDVNVTRSDLENNFEAFNFRSADDIGRYEQLLEEGFDVISKELAALDQIFVDTKFEFGYVTDAKGNEKLIYMDEVGTPDSSRIWDGAAYRDGEIIENSKEGFRQMLLNHFPDPDILLNKDRMDERFALARDNELPVDALMNLSKTYTEIAAKITGNKIQLSQNPKAEIIAVLRDEYGLID is encoded by the coding sequence ATGAGCCTTGCTGATCAAGTTCTCGCTGTAAATGATGACCTGCCAATCCGAACCGATAAACCCGTCCATAGCGGTAAGGTTCGTTCCGTCTACTGGTTAACCGAAGAAGATAGCCGTCGCTTGATCAAAGAGAAAGGCTACAACGTTCAACCTGATGCCCCACTGGCTATCATGGTGATCAGTGATCGTATCTCTGCTTTCGACTGCATCTGGCACGCCGAAGGCGGCCTGAAAGGCGTACCGGGTAAAGGAGCGGCACTCAACGCCATTTCCAACCACTGGTTCAAGCTATTCCGTGAAAATGGCCTAGCCGACAGCCATATCCTGGATATCCCGCACCCGTTTGTCTGGATCGTACAAAAAGCCAAGCCCGTGATGGTTGAAGCGATTTGCCGCCAGTACATCACAGGTTCAATGTGGCGTGCCTACAGCCAAGGTGAACGCAACTTCTGCGGTATCGAGCTACCAGAAGGGCTGGAAAAAGATCAGAAGCTACCTGAGCTACTGATGACACCATCGACCAAGGGAATTCTTACCGGTATTCCTGGTGTGCCGGAAGTCGACGATGTCAATGTCACCCGCTCCGATCTGGAGAACAACTTTGAAGCATTCAACTTCCGCAGCGCCGATGATATCGGCCGCTACGAGCAACTGCTCGAGGAAGGCTTCGATGTGATCAGCAAAGAGCTGGCGGCGTTGGATCAGATCTTCGTCGATACCAAGTTCGAATTCGGTTACGTAACCGATGCCAAAGGCAATGAAAAGCTGATCTACATGGATGAAGTGGGCACACCGGATTCTTCCCGTATCTGGGACGGTGCGGCTTACCGCGATGGTGAAATCATCGAAAACTCCAAGGAAGGCTTCCGCCAGATGCTGCTGAACCACTTCCCGGATCCAGATATCCTGCTGAACAAAGACCGCATGGATGAGCGCTTCGCCCTGGCCCGTGACAACGAGCTGCCGGTGGATGCACTGATGAACCTGTCGAAAACCTACACCGAGATTGCCGCGAAAATCACTGGCAATAAAATCCAGCTTTCTCAAAATCCGAAAGCAGAAATCATTGCCGTCCTGCGCGATGAATATGGTTTGATCGACTAA
- a CDS encoding hypothetical protein (COG0210) produces MWQNRSPIFYSRPTMTRYTSEQSAFIDHQHGNALCIAGAGTGKTTTLVGLIEQKLATIPAQEMLVLMFNRDIRTDFQAKLRDSGIQAPVPVHTFHSFCLKFLNQTGFIRNTGYRVDYQSGESDKVLVKAILRELSGLEKTYQRQQMIKDPKTIELLLSFIGLVKAYMLSPHEVFKIAEINRDYLFILDAYEQFETLRKKQRLLFFDDWLVETVKLLESDDAIRAHFHQHCKLVVVDEFQDINTAQYRLLKQLLGPQTQLLAVGDVDQCIYKWRGSAPQFMLNFEQDFAPAKTYTLSQTFRFGHSLALAASHLIANNKERFSEFLTVSGEGISDTQIVECGSSRQVGEIANAISQYLAEGGQPSDVAILVRRWSQTLLFELAFLSKQLPYQMPVPSVLAHSREVKLLMELATLATPRFSELAVAQKASLLFSLMCFPHCYVPNKSLKPLCEQLAGMEPSQWLTFIGRYEKANATLKLDNLIERLALLTRLMRKGSFKAAEVYQQYRNESGLDSWIWKTEATASEIEEAVERLDSVATVLEAMDQSCEKALQYFEYYTQQSGQKSANTNAGSKEPDAQNALQLTTIFRAKGCEYHHVHLPFWDKDAFPYVNRASGTVGADLEEERRLAYVALTRAKQKAFVYYTMPDKPSVKATNASRFVLEGKINLAQDLGPKLYQQGTLPYYSSPVAEEYCRRMGREQDVAEPQVKKTKKLPSAKAVGISGGKQTDAGLSSGNEYSYKWAIQQPLPDNAEKVIRAMVKTKNAKYLDGEINRIIRELPSVSETKKKVLVNRLIVAANARSLVRR; encoded by the coding sequence GTGTGGCAAAATCGGTCTCCCATTTTCTACTCAAGGCCCACCATGACCCGTTATACCAGCGAACAATCGGCATTTATTGATCACCAGCACGGGAATGCCCTTTGTATTGCCGGGGCTGGAACCGGGAAAACCACCACCCTGGTCGGCTTGATTGAGCAGAAGTTAGCGACTATCCCTGCCCAAGAAATGCTGGTGCTGATGTTCAACCGGGATATTCGCACCGATTTCCAGGCCAAGCTGCGGGATAGCGGGATCCAAGCGCCGGTGCCGGTGCATACTTTCCACAGTTTCTGTTTGAAGTTCCTCAATCAAACCGGGTTTATCCGTAATACCGGTTATAGGGTCGATTATCAGAGTGGTGAAAGTGACAAGGTTCTGGTAAAGGCTATCCTGCGGGAGTTGTCCGGTCTTGAAAAGACTTACCAGCGCCAGCAGATGATCAAAGATCCGAAAACCATCGAGTTGCTACTGAGCTTTATCGGGTTGGTGAAGGCGTACATGCTGTCGCCGCACGAAGTGTTCAAAATTGCCGAAATCAACCGGGACTACCTGTTTATTCTTGATGCCTACGAGCAGTTTGAAACCCTACGAAAAAAACAGCGCCTGTTGTTTTTTGACGACTGGCTGGTGGAAACCGTCAAATTGCTCGAGAGCGATGATGCTATCCGCGCGCATTTTCACCAGCACTGCAAGCTGGTGGTGGTTGATGAGTTTCAGGATATCAATACCGCCCAGTACCGTTTGCTGAAGCAGCTGCTGGGGCCGCAAACCCAGTTGCTTGCGGTGGGAGATGTCGACCAGTGTATCTATAAATGGCGGGGGAGTGCGCCGCAGTTCATGCTCAACTTTGAGCAGGATTTCGCGCCCGCGAAAACCTACACCCTGTCGCAGACATTCCGTTTCGGTCATAGCTTGGCCTTGGCCGCGAGCCATTTGATTGCCAACAACAAAGAGCGCTTCAGTGAGTTTTTGACTGTCTCGGGAGAGGGCATTTCCGATACCCAGATCGTCGAATGTGGCTCATCCCGGCAGGTCGGGGAAATCGCCAATGCCATCAGCCAGTATCTGGCCGAGGGCGGCCAGCCTTCCGATGTGGCGATCCTGGTTCGCCGCTGGTCGCAAACCTTGCTGTTCGAGCTGGCTTTTCTCAGCAAACAATTGCCTTATCAGATGCCGGTGCCGTCGGTATTGGCCCACAGCCGGGAAGTGAAATTGCTGATGGAGTTGGCTACCCTGGCGACGCCACGCTTTTCTGAACTTGCCGTGGCACAGAAAGCGAGTTTGCTGTTTAGCTTGATGTGCTTTCCTCACTGCTATGTGCCCAATAAATCCTTGAAGCCATTGTGCGAGCAGCTGGCGGGCATGGAGCCTTCGCAGTGGCTGACGTTTATCGGGCGCTATGAAAAGGCCAATGCCACGCTGAAGCTCGACAACTTGATTGAGCGCCTGGCGTTACTTACGCGGCTGATGCGTAAAGGCAGTTTCAAAGCCGCGGAAGTCTACCAGCAATACCGCAACGAAAGTGGCTTGGATAGCTGGATCTGGAAAACCGAAGCCACGGCATCGGAAATCGAGGAAGCGGTGGAGCGGCTGGACAGTGTTGCCACCGTGCTGGAGGCGATGGATCAGAGCTGTGAAAAGGCGCTGCAGTATTTCGAGTATTACACCCAACAGTCTGGCCAGAAAAGCGCCAACACCAATGCGGGCTCCAAAGAGCCTGACGCGCAAAATGCCCTCCAGCTGACAACCATTTTCCGCGCCAAGGGCTGTGAATACCACCATGTCCATCTGCCGTTTTGGGACAAGGATGCCTTTCCCTATGTGAATCGGGCTTCCGGTACCGTGGGGGCCGATTTGGAGGAAGAGCGCCGCTTGGCCTATGTCGCCCTGACCCGGGCCAAACAAAAAGCCTTTGTCTATTACACCATGCCCGACAAGCCGTCGGTGAAGGCAACCAATGCCAGCCGGTTTGTGCTGGAAGGGAAAATCAACCTGGCCCAGGATCTGGGACCCAAGCTCTACCAGCAAGGTACGCTGCCTTATTACTCGAGCCCGGTTGCCGAGGAATACTGCCGCCGCATGGGGCGGGAGCAGGATGTTGCCGAGCCGCAGGTAAAGAAAACCAAGAAGCTCCCGAGTGCAAAAGCGGTGGGAATAAGCGGCGGGAAACAAACGGATGCCGGCTTAAGTAGCGGCAACGAATACAGTTACAAATGGGCCATACAGCAGCCACTGCCGGACAATGCCGAGAAAGTGATTCGGGCAATGGTGAAAACCAAAAATGCTAAATACTTGGATGGTGAGATAAATCGAATTATCAGGGAGTTGCCGTCGGTGTCGGAGACCAAGAAGAAAGTGCTGGTCAACCGCCTGATTGTCGCGGCCAATGCCAGAAGTCTGGTTCGGCGTTAG
- a CDS encoding carbamate kinase (COG0549), with protein sequence MRIVLALGGNALLARGQALTAENQRENIQKAAASIAAIANDHEVVIVHGNGPQVGLLMEQNSAYQEYSPETTPYPMDVLGSQTCGMVGYMLQQELRNIDANLSVATLVTQTEVSKDDPAFANPTKFVGPVYTEESAKEIMAVSDKEFKADGQYFRRVVPSPMPKAIIEQQQIETLLTSGNVVIACGGGGVPVCREQGRMEGVECVIDKDLTAELLAETINADLFVILTDGSIYRNYGKEDQAEMKVATPEGLSHFNFPAGSMGPKVDAVCQFVNSGRGNAAIGSLFDLDRILTNEAGTLVKAGEGIEYY encoded by the coding sequence ATGCGCATAGTTTTAGCACTAGGCGGAAACGCCCTATTAGCTCGAGGCCAAGCATTAACCGCCGAGAACCAAAGAGAAAATATCCAAAAGGCAGCAGCCAGCATCGCCGCGATTGCCAACGATCATGAAGTAGTAATCGTTCACGGTAACGGTCCGCAGGTGGGTTTGCTGATGGAGCAAAACAGCGCTTACCAGGAGTATTCACCAGAAACCACACCATACCCAATGGATGTGTTGGGCTCCCAAACTTGCGGCATGGTCGGTTATATGCTGCAACAAGAGCTGCGTAACATCGATGCTAACCTATCGGTAGCGACCTTGGTTACCCAAACCGAAGTCAGCAAAGATGATCCGGCTTTTGCCAATCCAACTAAGTTTGTCGGCCCGGTTTACACCGAAGAAAGTGCTAAAGAGATCATGGCTGTCAGTGACAAGGAATTCAAAGCCGACGGGCAATACTTCCGCCGCGTGGTACCATCACCAATGCCAAAAGCGATTATCGAACAGCAGCAAATTGAAACCCTGCTGACAAGCGGTAACGTCGTTATTGCTTGCGGTGGCGGTGGTGTGCCTGTGTGTCGTGAACAAGGTCGTATGGAAGGCGTAGAGTGTGTTATCGACAAAGACTTAACCGCTGAGCTTCTGGCTGAAACCATCAATGCCGATTTGTTTGTTATCCTCACCGACGGTTCAATCTACCGTAATTACGGTAAAGAAGATCAAGCTGAAATGAAAGTGGCCACACCGGAAGGCCTGTCTCACTTCAACTTCCCAGCAGGGTCTATGGGGCCGAAAGTGGATGCCGTTTGCCAATTCGTCAACAGCGGCCGCGGTAATGCTGCAATCGGCTCTCTGTTTGACCTTGACCGAATTTTGACCAATGAAGCCGGAACCTTGGTGAAGGCTGGCGAAGGAATTGAGTACTACTAA